Genomic segment of Neofelis nebulosa isolate mNeoNeb1 chromosome 17, mNeoNeb1.pri, whole genome shotgun sequence:
CCAAGGCCAAGCGGAGGAGGCGCTGTCTTGAGCCTACTAAGGCTCCACCGGACCCAGGGGGCCGAGAGGGGCCCCCTGCCGCTGAAGGGGCCCCAGCCTcagctggtgaggatgtagaccTGCTCTCTGTGGCCGAGATGGTGGCCCTGGTGGAACAGCGGGCCGCCCTGGCCCTGCAGAACTACCCACGCCCCGGCACCCCGGCGCCTGTGGTCTTCGTGTCGGCTGAGCAGGGTGGGCCTGCCAAAGGGCTGGGGTCCGAGCGGAGGTCTGGTGGCGGGGACTGCAGCCGCGTAGCTGAGGCAGTGGCCCACTTTGAGGCCCAGCGGGACAGCCCTCCAGCCAAAGGCCTCCGCAAAGAGGAGCGGCCTGGGCCCGGCCCAGGGGAGGTGCGTATCGCCTTTCGCATCTCCAACGGCCGAGAGCCCCGGGCGCCCGACGGCAGCTTGCCCAACGGGAGCAGCGGCCGGCCCGGTTGTGCCTACCCCGGCAGCCCAGGCCCCGGGGCCCGAGCCAAGGACAAGATCACCTGTGACCTGTACCAGCTTATCAGCCCCTCTCGGGATGCCCTGCCCAGCAATGTGGAGTTCCTTCTGGCTCGGGCGGATGAAGCCAGCGAGGGGGAGAGCCCGGTCCCTGCCAGGCCTGAGGACACTCCTCCGGcgccccctccgccccctgcCCGGGACTGCGGCGCGTCAGGCTTCCACGTGGACGTGGTAGTGACGGGTGTGGTGGACGAGTGCATCTTCTTTGGCAAGGATGGCACCAAGAATGTGAAAGAGGAGACGGTGTGCCTGACGGTCAGCCCCGAGGAGCCGCCCCCACCGGGCCAGCTCTTCTTCCTCCAGTCCCGGGGTCCGGACGGGCCCCCCGAGCCGCCCCCAGCCGACTCCCCCACCACCGCGCCAGGCCCGGACGACGCCGAGGGGACAGCGGACACCTCCCTGTGCCGCCTGTATCGGCACGTGTCGCACGACTTCCTGGAGATCCGCTTCAAGATCCAGCGGCTGCTGGAGCCGCGGCAGTACATGCTGCTGCTGCCCGAGCACGTGCTGGTGAAGATCTTCAGCTTCCTGCCCACGCGGGCCCTGGCGGCCCTCAAGTGCACCTGCCACCACTTCAAGGGCATCATTGAGGCGTTCGGTGTGCGGGCCACAGACTCGCGCTGGAGCCGCGACCCCCTGTATCGCGATGACCCTTGCAAGCAGTGCCGCAAGAGATACGAGAAGGGTGACGTGTCGCTCTGCCGCTGGCACCCGAAGCCCTACCACCACGACCTGCCTTATGGACGTTCCTACTGGATGTGCTGCCGCCGAGCGGACCGCGAGACGCCTGGCTGCCGCCTGGGTCTGCACGATAACAACTGGGTGCTGCCCTGCAACGGGCcgggcgggggccgggccggccgggaggaagggaggtgaagccgggggaggggtggggggagagcccaccgtgcccacccctccccctgccccctgggagcccagggccaggaCTGGGTCACCCTCCAGGCGGTGTTGATCCCCTTCCAGAACCGAGATGGGGTTCAGGGGGATGATTGAGAAGGCACTCCGATCGACCGACCCCTATTGGTTTTCTACTCTTCAGACCCAGGGCCCGTGGACCCCGCGAGCAGGGTGGTTTTTATCAGCATCTCAATTTCTTCTCCGTTCAGCCCCAACACCCTCCTTGCCACTCTACACCCCAGGGACCTACCAGCAGGGAGCAGACGGCAGCTAATTTTGGTACTACTTAAGGGTTCCCCCATTCTGGCCCCCTTCTgctgcacccccgcccccatcccatGCCAGCCAGTTCTTTGTCTCTGGAGCTGTGTTCTCCCAAGAGGCTGCAGCATGCAAAGCCAGTATCTCTCCTGACCTGCCACACCAGGGCTCACCCACCTCCTCTTTAGGAATTGGGGGCCATCAGATCACAGATCAGATGTGGCACTTTTCATGGCAACCTGCCATTTCTAGATGTTTTCcccattaaaacaataaaaaaaaaaaaatcactgttttctTAACCTAAAGCTACCAGTCTCTTCGCTTCccctaaagaagagaaaataaagctgaaatataaaaattcccCATCTCCCATTATTTAAACTATTGCCATCGcttctctacccccccccccaaaaaaaaaaaaactgtgaagcCCTTTGCCTCGCTCTTGACAGCGTGGGGGGCCGGTGGGCAGGGACTGTGGGTTTGAATTTCCGgattgtttttccttccattctgggTACTTGTTCAGGCATTGGGGTCTCTCCAGCCTCAGCCACGTGAGTTTCTTTAGAATCCTTTGGTCACCTGAGACCTTGATTTTTCAGGCAGTTTGGCCTGgggtattttcatttgttctgtttggggttttttgtgggggtttttttgggttttggatTTTCATCCTTGTGGTTCTGGAAGCTTCTGGTGTGTGGCATCTGACCAGTTTTGAATTGGTCCTTTctataaaatcaatatttataagGCTGGGCCCGGACTGGTTTGTGTGTTGTTTAGGGAGGGGgttggagagaggagggagccctGGGCCACTGCATGGTGAGCTggaaaagactgagaaaagaaTCGTTAGCCAAGTCCCTTAGCTTGAGATTGTTTTTGACTCTCCTTCGTCTGTGTCCATTTGGATTCAAAAATCTCAACGTTATTAGTAGCTTAAACAAGATAGTTTTTATCTCTTTAGAAATCCAGGATGGGCAGGTACGGTGGCCCTGAAGTCATCAGGAACCCAGGCTGCTTCTGGCTCACTATTCTTTGGCTGTGGCCCCCATCCTCATGGTCTAAGATGGCTGCTAGAACTCCAGCCATCATTATTTTGCAGGAAGAGAAGACTCCTTCCTCCCAGAACTACTGCGCCATACAACATTTCATTAGTCACAGCTTAAGCCACATGGAAGGGCtgcaagggagactgggaaatgtTGTGCCTTAGCTGGTACATCATgcccaacaacaaaaaaggtattTTACTAAAGATTCCTGTGTTCCCCATAATTGAAGCTTTAAAATCCTCACTTATTTACTAAATAAGAAGAGGAATTAAGTCATTGAAACAATTCAAGtataaaggaagagagaagaatggaTATTGAGAGCCAATTAACAGTCTCTGGCATTCTCATCAGGGTATAAAAATGACCGGAGAGACTAGGCTACATCACGGTCGTTATTTAATACTTAGATTTTGGAATCAAAGAGAGCTGGGTTTGATTCTTGGCTTGGCTTTGTGAGCCAGTTTTCTGGAGGGAGAGACCAGATTATTTGGATTCTTCTGCTGAAAAGAGGTAGTTAAAAAGTCGTAAAAGCATCAAATAGCCAATATAACACAGTTAAAGGACACATCACGCCAGAAATTTAAGGGAAAGGTACATGGGACATGGAAGCTACTTTTGCTCTGAGGGCATTTGCTTATGCCAACAAACTTGAGTTGTCCTTGAAGGACAAGCAGACAGAAGTCAAGGCCAAGCCTGCCCAAGGTGGGAAATCTCACAGGAGCTGGGATCCCACCAAACTACAAGCTCCAGTAAGGATGACCCAGAAGACTGCAGAGAAGATGTTCTAAACActgaggggaggggcgcctgggtggctctgtcagtgaagcacccgactttggctcaggtcatgacctcacagttcgtgagttcaagccccgtgttaggctctgtgctgacagctcagagcctggaggctgtttgagattctgtgtctctctctctctctctaaaaaataaacattaaaaaaaaaaatttttttttttttaaataacactgaGGGGAGCACAAgaccaaaggagagaaaaaagtggACCCCAAGAATTCATGGACACAGGCTGGCCCTTGGCTCAGGTGTGTGGCCCAGGTTTGTATCATCTGTGTTGCAGGGTACTTCTTAGCTGAGCCGTCTGGCAGAAACAAACATAAATCCTCTGGGGTAAGGAACTGTCATCCAGAATGCCCACGAGTGATTTTTCAGACAATGACTAGTAGACAGTCACAACAGCAGAAGCAGACTCACAAAGGCTTCACAGGGTGAACCGGTCAGGCACAGATTAGAATACATCCCCCCTTCCCGAAAGTTCAAGTTAATTCACCTCGCCTTTACACAAGGCCTACATTAGTACGGTAACGGCtcttttcataaaagtgaaaatcttcAGATCTCTTTCCTTTAGTGAAAATAGGTACCAGTGTAGGTCTTTTTGTAAAAGTGCCATGGTGGGACATGAACTTTTGGAAAGCAGGGGATACTCTTTGTGGCTTATAGGTTTCATAGGATTGCTCTATACAAGAGCTTGGaaatctggggggtgggggagtgggcgGAAAGAAGccacaggagcgcctgggtggcttagttggttaagcgtccaactaagCTCATGTcccgatctcacggctcgtgagttcgagccccacattgggctctgtgttgacagctcacagcctggagcctgcttcggattctgtgtctccctctctctctgcccctcctccactcatgtgcatgcgtgctctctctctctctctctctctcaaaaataaacatttttaaaaaggggggtgggggagaggggaaaatgggtgatgggcactgaggagggcacttacggggataagcactggatgttgtatgtaagcaatgaaccacaggaatctaccccaaaaaccaagagcacactttacacgctgtatgttagccaatttgacaacagattatattaaataacaataacaggggaaaaaaagagccacAGACTCAATAACCCAAAGTAAAAACTCAATAGCTGGGCTAAACAGCAAATAAGACATGACTGAAAACAGATTTGTTGAACTAGAGCTAGGTCTGAAAAGTTAGCACAGAGAcaaaaaagagacacacacaaaaatatgaaagaatgtcATGGAGAATACAATGTCTAACATATTCAGTTGACCTAGAATCAGAGACAATGGTACAAAggtaatatttaacttttttttttaacatttatttttgagacagagagagacagagcatgaacagggggagggtcagagagagagggagacagaatctgaaacaggctccaggctctgagctgtcagcacagagcccgacgcggggctcgaactcacagaccacgagatcgtggcctgagctgaagtcagacgctcaaccgactgagccacccaggcgccccgcaaaggTAATATTTAAAGACAGGATGGTTGGCGAATCCTAGACTGATGAATGACACCAACAAGCCCAAATAATTATAAgcagagcaaattaaaaaaaaaaaagtgcccctAGACACGTCGCATGAAAGTGTCCGGCTACGTGACCTATAGCCATTGATTTCTCTGAAGCTGTTTGTTCAAGTGCAAAATGAGAATACTGACCCTTCTTCGAAAGATCGATGTGTGAGTCATCGGCACCTGGATTGCTCAACAGGTGTATTTCAGATAAACCTAGCGGCCCCTCCAGAGTTGTAAAACCGGAAAGCCCCTAGTTTGGGGGACAAGTGGGAGCTGCGGAAGAACACCTGGCCAAGCATCAGcagcctcatctgtgaaatggggctaagGATCC
This window contains:
- the FBXO46 gene encoding F-box only protein 46 translates to MDRSGLLPFQLWCPRPFGTYSQNQPRPPAAALKPSACPEPGSGAEPDHGPAHSENTPPTLATEAPASQPAPLLSAAAAGDEGRVLLDTWYVIKPGNTKEKVAFFVAHQCGGGSRASSMKVKGHWGSDSSKAKRRRRCLEPTKAPPDPGGREGPPAAEGAPASAGEDVDLLSVAEMVALVEQRAALALQNYPRPGTPAPVVFVSAEQGGPAKGLGSERRSGGGDCSRVAEAVAHFEAQRDSPPAKGLRKEERPGPGPGEVRIAFRISNGREPRAPDGSLPNGSSGRPGCAYPGSPGPGARAKDKITCDLYQLISPSRDALPSNVEFLLARADEASEGESPVPARPEDTPPAPPPPPARDCGASGFHVDVVVTGVVDECIFFGKDGTKNVKEETVCLTVSPEEPPPPGQLFFLQSRGPDGPPEPPPADSPTTAPGPDDAEGTADTSLCRLYRHVSHDFLEIRFKIQRLLEPRQYMLLLPEHVLVKIFSFLPTRALAALKCTCHHFKGIIEAFGVRATDSRWSRDPLYRDDPCKQCRKRYEKGDVSLCRWHPKPYHHDLPYGRSYWMCCRRADRETPGCRLGLHDNNWVLPCNGPGGGRAGREEGR